One Manihot esculenta cultivar AM560-2 chromosome 6, M.esculenta_v8, whole genome shotgun sequence DNA segment encodes these proteins:
- the LOC110617838 gene encoding transmembrane 9 superfamily member 11-like has translation MVVGFEVVPCNFMHNAQSVKNTKMYDKYPSLIKCDPTVVSMPIKENEPIIFTYEVTFEESDIRWPSRWDVYLKMEGSKVHWFSIMNSLMVINFLAGIVLVIFLRTVRRDLTRYEELDKEAQAQMNEELSGWKLVVGDVFPAPTNASLLCIMVGDGVQILGMVVVTILFAALGFMSSASRGTLITGMLMIYMILGIAASYVAVRLWRTIGCGDHKGWSSVAWRAACFFPAPHVEYFGDCPVR, from the coding sequence ATGGTTGTGGGATTTGAAGTGGTTCCCTGTAACTTCATGCATAATGCTCAGTCGGTGAAGAACACGAAAATGTATGACAAATACCCATCTCTAATTAAATGTGATCCTACTGTTGTCTCAATGCCAATTAAGGAGAATGAGCCAATTATATTTACCTATGAGGTCACATTTGAGGAGAGTGATATCAGATGGCCATCAAGATGGGATGTCTATTTGAAGATGGAGGGGTCAAAGGTGCATTGGTTCTCGATCATGAATTCTCTAATGGTTATCAACTTCCTTGCTGGTATTGTCCTTGTCATTTTCTTGAGAACTGTGAGGCGGGACCTGACCCGTTATGAGGAACTCGACAAGGAGGCTCAAGCACAGATGAATGAGGAGTTATCTGGGTGGAAACTTGTTGTAGGGGATGTTTTCCCTGCCCCAACCAATGCCTCACTACTGTGTATTATGGTTGGAGATGGAGTTCAGATCCTTGGAATGGTAGTTGTGACAATCTTATTCGCTGCACTTGGATTCATGTCATCAGCATCCCGCGGAACTCTTATTACAGGTATGCTTATGATCTACATGATTCTCGGCATTGCTGCTAGCTATGTAGCAGTCCGCCTTTGGAGGACTATTGGATGTGGCGATCACAAAGGATGGTCTTCAGTTGCCTGGAGAGCTGCTTGCTTTTTCCCTGCACCCCACGTTGAATACTTCGGAGACTGTCCTGTTAGATGA